A single window of Vigna unguiculata cultivar IT97K-499-35 chromosome 1, ASM411807v1, whole genome shotgun sequence DNA harbors:
- the LOC114194655 gene encoding V-type proton ATPase subunit C-like, whose protein sequence is MASRYWAVSLPVHNSASQLWNQIQERISKHSFDTPLYRFNIPNLRVGTLDSLLSLSDDLAKSNNFVEGVTHKIRRQIEELERVSGVDSGGLTVDGVPVDSYLTRFVWDEAKYPTMSPLKEIVDGIHSQVAKIEDDLKVRVSEYNNIRSQLNAINRKQTGSLAVRDLSNLVNPEDIITSENLTTLLAIVSKYSQKDWLSSYETLTNYVVPRSSKKLYEDNEYALYTVTLFSRVADNFRTSAREKGFQIRDFEYSQETHENRKQELDKLVQDQERLRASLLQWCFTSYGEVFSSWMHFCAVRLFAESILRYGLPPSFLACVLAPSVKSEKKVRSILEALSDSTNSGYWKVEDDVGAGMVGLAGDSDAHPYVSFTINLA, encoded by the exons ATGGCGAGTAGGTACTGGGCAGTGTCTCTTCCCGTCCACAACTCCGCATCTCAACTGTGGAACCAAATTCAGGAACGAATCTCCAAACATTCCTTCGACACTCCTCTCTACCGA TTCAATATCCCTAATCTCCGCGTCGGAACCCTAGATTCTCTGCTCTCTCTCAGTGATGACCTCGCCAAG TCGAACAATTTCGTGGAAGGAGTGACGCACAAGATCAGGCGCCAGATTGAGGAGCTCGAGAGAGTTTCTGGCGTGGACAGCGGCGGCCTCACCGTTGACGGTGTCCCCGTGGATTCCTACTTGACTAG GTTTGTTTGGGATGAAGCTAAGTACCCCACCATGTCGCCTTTGAAGGAGATCGTGGATGGTATTCACAGTCAAGTGGCAAAGATTGAGGATGATCTCAAG GTTCGTGTTTCTGAGTATAACAATATTCGTAGTCAGCTTAATGCTATCAACCGAAAGCAAACTGGAAG CTTAGCAGTCCGTGATCTTTCCAACTTGGTAAACCCAGAGGACATTATAACTTCAGAAAATTTAACTACCCTCCTAGCAATTGTTTCCAAGTATTCACAGAAAGACTGGCTTTCAAGCTACGAAACATTGACAAATTATGTG GTCCCCAGGTCATCTAAGAAGTTGTACGAGGACAACGAATATGCTCTGTATACTGTAACACTCTTCAGTCGAGTTGCAGATAATTTTAGAACTAGTGCACGGGAAAAAGGGTTCCAA ATTCGTGACTTTGAATACAGTCAAGAAACACACGAGAACCGAAAGCAAGAGTTAGATAAATTGGTGCAAGATCAGGAAAGACTGAGGGCTTCTCTATTGCAATGGTGCTTTACCAGTTATGGAGAg GTTTTCAGTTCCTGGATGCACTTTTGTGCTGTGCGTTTATTTGCCGAGAGCATTCTGAGATATGGTCTGCCACCATCTTTCTTG GCATGTGTCTTGGCACCGTCTGTAAAATCTGAGAAGAAAGTGCGCTCTATCCTTGAAGCGTTGAGTGATAGTACAAACAG TGGATACTGGAAGGTTGAGGATGACGTAGGTGCTGGGATGGTTGGTCTTGCAGGTGATTCCGATGCCCACCCTTATGTTTCTTTCACTATCAATCTTGCTTGA